In one window of Acanthopagrus latus isolate v.2019 chromosome 15, fAcaLat1.1, whole genome shotgun sequence DNA:
- the LOC119033164 gene encoding glycine N-acyltransferase-like protein 3, which translates to MKVLNKEELVAAEGVLRKHFPRSLKVYGFLFGINRNKPTTLEMVVDTWPDFKVIICRPDPKNKKALEFMKKVTYYSMDEEILRKMLTEENAIDWSTYFLIGGFDFSHASMLKQVSSDMEVNNRAYTLVHLMYLPDTSHLLPPEDDSELESRISSLDLSHVDLVNKTWKFGGNEKGHRNITNLISNFPSCCVTDSQGQPVSWILVYDYGALGLLYTLPEHRGKGYAKVLIRAMAKRLHAEGFPVYCFIEEENTVSYKLFKGMGFTEDPSYRAGWFEFNF; encoded by the exons ATGAAGGTCCTGAACAAAGAAGAACTAGTGGCTGCCGAAGGAGTTCTGCGGAAACACTTCCCGAGGAGTTTGAAG GTATATGGCTTCCTATTCGGCATTAACAGGAACAAGCCGACTACTCTGGAGATGGTTGTTGATACATGGCCTGATTTTAAGGTGATCATTTGCCGACCTGACCCCAAG AACAAGAAAGCTTTGGAGTTCATGAAAAAGGTGACATACTACAGTATGGATGAAGAGATTTTAAGGAAAATGCTGACAGAAGAGAATGCGATTGATTGGAGCACTTATTTCTTGATTGGAG gATTTGATTTTTCCCATGCCTCCATGCTCAAACAAGTATCTTCTGACATGGAAGTCAACAACAGAGCCTATACTTTGGTGCATCTTATGTATTTGCCAGACACCAGCCATCTGCTTCCACCAGAGGATGACAG tGAGCTTGAATCAAGGATTTCATCCCTCGACCTCTCTCATGTCGACTTGGTGAATAAGACCTGGAAGTTTGGAGGGAATGAGAAGGGCCACAGGAACATCACAAACCTCATTAGCAACTTCCCGTCGTGCTGCGTCACTGACAGCCAGGGTCAGCCGGTGTCCTGGATTCTGGTTTATGATTACGGTGCCCTGGGCTTACTGTACACTCTACCAGAGCACAGGGGCAAAGGTTACGCCAAAGTGCTGATCAGAGCCATGGCCAAGAGACTCCATGCTGAGGGTTTCCCAGTGTACTGCTTCATAGAGGAGGAGAACACGGTCTCCTACAAGCTCTTCAAAGGCATGGGCTTCACTGAGGATCCCTCATACAGGGCGGGTTGGTTTGAGTTCAACTTTTGA
- the LOC119033170 gene encoding cystatin-C-like produces MWKIVFATLAAVLAVGLGAMVGGFRDIDVNDAGARDALNFAVVQHNRRSNDAYLSQVAEVVRVQSQVVAGVKYVITVQMGKTPCRKGSASDNVCAVHEDAAKARAYQCKFTVWSRPWLQEISLLEEKCS; encoded by the exons ATGTGGAAGATTGTCTTCGCGACTCTCGCGGCGGTTCTCGCCGTCGGTCTTGGTGCCATGGTCGGGGGCTTCCGGGACATAGATGTGAATGACGCCGGGGCGAGGGATGCTCTGAACTTCGCCGTCGTCCAACACAACAGACGCAGCAACGACGCGTACCTGAGCCAAGTGGCAGAGGTGGTGAGAGTTCAGAGTCAG GTGGTTGCTGGCGTCAAGTACGTCATAACTGTGCAAATGGGGAAGACCCCCTGCAGAAAGGGCAGTGCAAGTGACAACGTGTGTGCCGTCCACGAAGACGCAGCCAAGGCTCGG GCTTACCAGTGCAAATTCACAGTGTGGAGCAGGCCATGGCTTCAGGAGATCTCTTTGCTTGAGGAGAAATGCAGTTAA
- the LOC119033158 gene encoding epoxide hydrolase 1-like — protein sequence MQRLQVLKETFSGLDAVQQQLAIGSALVAGGILAFLLLRRREVKSIPLGEGWWGAGEKPLLEDEKVYPFKVQTSDEEIKDLHERIDRARYSDPLEDGGFHYGFNSTHLKKVVSYWRHEFDWKKQVSVLNKYPHFKTKIEGLDVHFIHVRPPHRENQKVLPLMLVHGWPGSFYEFYKILPLLTENQDGLAFEVICPSIPGYGFSDAPRKQGFDSLAAARVFLTLMERLGFSQFYLQGGDWGSLITTNMAQMKPQCVKGLHLNMLNSNRGFKVLMSLMIGPYLPFLVGLSREDVRRLFPFFEKNVWEILRESGYLHIQATKPDTAGCGVNDSPVGLAAYILEKFSSWTDLSNRNLMDGGLERKFSLDDLLTNVMIYWTTSSIVSSMRFYKENLKSNPNNRIDAKTGIFVPTGLATFPHELMHCPKSWAQIRYRNIYSYTLMPRGGHFAAFEEPQLLADDVIQFIKKVEK from the exons ATGCAAAGACTACAGGTTTTAAA GGAAACTTTCTCTGGCTTGGATgctgtccagcagcagctggccaTAGGCTCAGCCTTGGTAGCAGGAGGGATCCTGGCATtcctgctgctcagaagaagagaagtgaaAAGTATTCCTCTCGGTGAAGGGTGGTGGGGAGCAGGAGAGAAGCCACTGTTGGAGGATGAAAAAGTCTATCCCTTTAAAGTGCAAACCTCAGATGAAGAGATTAAG GACCTTCATGAGCGCATCGACAGAGCTCGCTACTCTGATCCTTTAGAAGACGGCGGCTTCCATTACGGCTTCAATTCCACTCATCTCAAGAAAGTGGTTTCCTATTGGAGACATGAGTTTGACTGGAAGAAACAGGTGTCAGTGCTGAACAAGTACCCACACTTCAAAACTAAAATAGAAG GATTGGATGTGCACTTCATCCACGTGCGCCCTCCACACCGTGAGAACCAGAAGGTTCTGCCTCTCATGCTCGTTCACGGCTGGCCCGGCTCCTTCTACGAGTTCTACAAGATCCTGCCACTTCTCACAGAGAACCAAGATGGTCTCGCGTTTGAGGTCATATGCCCGTCTATCCCTGGCTACGGCTTCTCAGACGCCCCTCGCAAACAAG GATTTGACAGTCTGGCTGCCGCAAGAGTTTTCCTGACTCTGATGGAGCGTTTAGGGTTCTCCCAGTTCTACCTGCAGGGAGGAGACTGGGGCTCCCTGATCACCACCAACATGGCACAGATGAAGCCTCA GTGTGTGAAAGGACTGCACTTGAACATGTTGAATTCAAATAGGGGATTCAAAGTGCTGATGTCCCTCATGATCGGTCCTTATCTGCCCTTCCTGGTGGGCTTAAGCCGGGAAGATGTTCGCCGGTTGTTCCCTTTCTTTGAGAAAAACGTCTGGGAGATCCTGAGGGAATCAGGATACCTTCACATCCAGGCCACTAAACCAGACACTGCAG GCTGTGGAGTGAATGACTCCCCTGTAGGCTTGGCGGCCTACATTCTGGAGAAGTTCTCCTCCTGGACCGATCTCAGTAACAGAAATCTGATGGACGGTGGGCTGGAAAG GAAATTCAGCCTGGATGACCTTTTGACAAATGTCATGATCTACTGGACCACAAGCTCCATAGTCTCCTCCATGCGCTTCTACAAAGAGAACCTTAAGAGCAATCCTAACAACAGAATTGATGCAAA GACAGGGATATTTGTGCCCACTGGACTCGCCACCTTCCCTCATGAGCTGATGCACTGCCCGAAGTCGTGGGCACAAATTAGGTATCGAAACATCTACTCCTACACTTTGATGCCTCGAGGTGGTCACTTTGCTGCATTTGAGGAGCCTCAGCTGCTAGCTGACGACGTCATTCAGTTCATCAAAAAAGTGGAGAAGTGA
- the LOC119033167 gene encoding MAD2L1-binding protein-like gives MTYDQLVYSQRKQQASVQDKDTVDGRKCQQTLQELEEVLQQLEVLFSISRVPRVLLLMGGSLVLPKEIYEINMEALVVASGDQCLRVSSCLRQLFRTLFVADLLSDTKPVRLMSTTVLVLAHRDCGVGWFRPKLQFKVPTRVKNQVIALSTDPSTCKGQRAEGSDWQDYVWFQAPMAIRGFSK, from the exons ATGACATATGACCAGCTGGTGTACTCGCAGAGGAAACAGCAAGCCTCAGTGCAG GATAAAGACACAGTGGACGGGCGCAAGTGTCAGCAGACCcttcaggagctggaggaggtgctgcagcagctggaggtgctGTTTTCCATCAGCAGGGTGCCCCGCGTGTTACTGCTAATGGGTGGCTCCCTCGTCCTCCCCAAAGAGATCTACGAGATCAACATGGAGGCTCTGGTCGTGGCCAGTGGAGATCAATGTCTGCGGGTATCCTCCTGCTTAAGGCAGCTCTTCCGCACACTCTTCGTAGCTGATCTTTTGTCCGACACCAAACCCGTTCGTTTAATGTCCACCACAGTGTTGGTGCTGGCTCACCGGGATTGTGGTGTGGGTTGGTTTCGCCCTAAACTACAATTTAAAGTGCCAACCCGAGTAAAGAACCAAGTCATTGCTCTGTCTACTGACCCCAGCACCTGTAAGGGACAGAGGGCAGAGGGTTCAGACTGGCAGGATTATGTGTGGTTTCAGGCACCCATGGCTATCAGGGGCTTCAGCAAGTGA